One genomic segment of Chitinophaga sancti includes these proteins:
- a CDS encoding NAD(P)-dependent oxidoreductase produces MLYIALIREEKQPHDNRVAFTPQQCQWIAHHYPQVTIVVQPSPWRCYKDEEYERAGITLSEDLSHCQILLGIKEVPAEKLLPGKTYLFFSHTRKKQPQNQQMLKTILEKKINLIDYECLVHPDGQRILGFGFFAGVVGAHNGLLAYGRKTGTFSLTPVYACHDFKELINHYFGAKLPPLKIVITGSGRVAAGTLEVMGLLGIKYLPPEEFLINSYTYPVYTQLKAGELYLRKSDKTYGREDFHLHPDQYDCRFMPFVTASDILMNGIYWDERIPPLFTWEDLAKSNFRIKVIADITDDTNGSVPCNLGDCTIEEPVYGVNRHTRQQTAPYLQDTVDMMCVSNLPNELPRDASQYFGDQLMKYVFDDLLKSESTIIHNATIATNGALTERFSYLEDYVSQ; encoded by the coding sequence ATGTTATATATCGCACTGATTCGGGAAGAAAAACAGCCCCACGATAATCGCGTCGCCTTTACTCCACAACAATGTCAATGGATTGCACATCACTACCCCCAGGTCACCATCGTCGTACAGCCCTCCCCATGGCGCTGCTACAAGGATGAAGAATATGAGAGAGCCGGCATCACGCTGTCAGAAGACCTGTCTCACTGCCAGATCCTGCTTGGTATTAAAGAAGTGCCTGCTGAAAAATTACTGCCAGGTAAGACATATTTATTCTTTTCTCATACACGGAAAAAACAACCACAGAACCAGCAGATGCTGAAAACCATCCTGGAAAAGAAAATCAACCTCATCGATTATGAATGCCTCGTCCATCCCGATGGACAAAGGATATTGGGGTTTGGTTTCTTTGCCGGCGTAGTAGGCGCCCACAATGGTTTGCTGGCTTATGGCCGGAAAACAGGCACGTTCTCACTCACACCGGTCTACGCCTGCCATGATTTTAAAGAACTGATCAACCATTATTTCGGCGCCAAACTACCACCGCTGAAGATTGTGATCACTGGTTCAGGCCGGGTGGCTGCTGGTACCCTGGAAGTAATGGGCTTACTGGGTATTAAATACCTGCCACCAGAAGAGTTCCTGATCAACTCCTACACCTATCCTGTATACACCCAGTTAAAAGCCGGGGAGCTCTACCTGAGAAAGTCCGATAAGACCTACGGCAGGGAAGATTTCCACCTGCACCCTGATCAATATGATTGCCGGTTTATGCCTTTTGTAACGGCATCGGATATTCTCATGAATGGGATCTATTGGGATGAACGCATCCCACCACTGTTCACCTGGGAAGATCTGGCGAAAAGCAACTTCAGGATCAAAGTGATTGCTGATATCACGGATGATACAAATGGATCCGTACCCTGTAACCTGGGTGACTGCACCATTGAGGAGCCGGTATATGGCGTGAACCGGCACACAAGGCAACAAACAGCCCCATACCTGCAGGATACTGTCGATATGATGTGTGTGAGCAATCTGCCAAATGAATTGCCAAGAGATGCCTCGCAGTATTTCGGAGATCAGTTGATGAAGTATGTATTTGATGATTTATTAAAGTCGGAGAGTACAATCATTCACAATGCAACTATTGCCACAAATGGGGCGCTTACAGAACGTTTTAGTTACCTGGAGGATTATGTATCACAATAA
- a CDS encoding mechanosensitive ion channel family protein — protein sequence MEGLNQIFWGNTLYAYIIAFGVIVIGLIALRIIKSIVLHRLRKWAEKTVNTVDDFIISVIDRAIMPALYISVIYGGIHYLTLPVKLANGMHGVMILINTFFVLRMLTMLIEYALLSYLQKRSYADAKRSEVKGILMIINLVLWCIAIVFLLDNFGYNVTTIITSLGIGGVAIALASQNILSDLFCYFVIFFDRPFEIGDAILVGDKSGTVMEIGVKTTRIRSTSGEEMIFSNKQLTDSRIHNFKRMEKRRIAFVLDVVYETPADVLEEIPAILKTIITAQEGIAFDRAHFATYGAYSLKFEVVYNVLTGDYNKYMDIQQVINLAIFREFAKRGIQFAYPTQTIFNANNN from the coding sequence ATGGAAGGTTTAAATCAGATCTTTTGGGGGAATACTTTGTATGCCTATATCATCGCGTTTGGAGTTATCGTAATTGGGTTGATAGCACTCCGCATTATCAAAAGTATCGTATTACACAGGTTAAGAAAATGGGCGGAAAAAACCGTCAATACAGTAGATGATTTTATCATCAGCGTCATAGACCGGGCCATAATGCCGGCGCTGTATATCTCGGTGATTTATGGTGGTATTCATTACCTCACATTGCCGGTAAAGCTGGCGAATGGAATGCATGGTGTGATGATATTGATCAATACCTTTTTCGTGTTGCGGATGTTGACAATGCTCATCGAATATGCATTGCTCTCTTATTTACAAAAGCGATCCTATGCAGATGCAAAAAGGAGTGAAGTGAAGGGGATATTGATGATCATCAACCTTGTATTATGGTGTATTGCGATCGTGTTCCTGCTGGATAATTTCGGGTACAATGTGACAACGATCATCACGAGTTTGGGTATTGGTGGTGTGGCTATTGCACTGGCTTCACAGAACATATTGAGTGATTTGTTTTGTTATTTCGTGATCTTCTTTGACAGACCTTTCGAGATAGGTGATGCAATACTGGTAGGAGACAAGAGTGGCACGGTGATGGAGATCGGTGTAAAGACAACCCGTATCCGTAGCACCAGTGGTGAGGAAATGATCTTTTCTAACAAGCAATTGACAGACTCACGCATTCACAACTTCAAAAGAATGGAGAAGCGCAGGATTGCATTTGTGCTGGATGTGGTGTATGAAACTCCTGCCGATGTGTTAGAAGAGATACCTGCTATTTTAAAAACGATCATCACCGCCCAGGAAGGCATTGCATTTGACAGGGCGCATTTTGCGACTTATGGGGCGTATAGTCTGAAATTTGAGGTGGTGTACAATGTACTGACAGGTGATTATAATAAGTATATGGATATACAACAGGTGATCAACCTGGCTATTTTCAGAGAGTTTGCGAAGCGTGGTATTCAGTTTGCCTATCCGACACAGACGATATTCAATGCGAATAATAATTAA
- the tsaD gene encoding tRNA (adenosine(37)-N6)-threonylcarbamoyltransferase complex transferase subunit TsaD: protein MSVKILAIESSCDETSASVLVDGKILSNYIANQTIHEQYGGVVPELASRAHQENIVPVVDYALKQAGIRKDELDAIAFTQAPGLIGALLVGSCFAKSLALALNKPLIAVHHMQAHVLANFIEDPIPSFPFLCLTVSGGHTQIVRVDSPLQMKVIGETMDDAAGEAFDKSAKLLGLPYPGGPLIDKYAKLGDPTRFKFPEPQIPELNFSFSGLKTAILYFLQEKTRLDPDFVQQNMADICASIQHRIVSILMNKLVKASKETGIKEIGIAGGVSANSGLRLALQTYGGKFGWNTYIPKFEYCTDNAAMIAITAYYKYQAKEFVGLDAVPGARAAF, encoded by the coding sequence ATGTCAGTAAAAATACTCGCGATAGAGTCGTCTTGTGATGAAACCAGTGCTTCTGTACTGGTAGATGGAAAGATCCTTTCCAATTATATAGCTAACCAGACTATTCATGAGCAATATGGTGGTGTAGTGCCGGAACTGGCTTCCCGTGCTCACCAGGAAAATATCGTTCCGGTGGTAGATTATGCCCTTAAACAGGCAGGTATACGTAAGGACGAACTGGACGCCATTGCTTTCACCCAGGCTCCCGGCCTGATCGGTGCACTGCTGGTAGGTAGTTGTTTTGCCAAGTCACTGGCGCTGGCGCTGAATAAACCGCTCATTGCCGTTCACCATATGCAGGCCCACGTGCTGGCCAATTTCATCGAAGATCCCATTCCTTCATTTCCGTTTTTGTGTCTCACGGTATCTGGTGGGCACACACAAATTGTGCGGGTAGATAGTCCGCTGCAAATGAAAGTGATTGGAGAAACCATGGATGATGCAGCAGGAGAGGCATTTGATAAGAGTGCGAAATTACTGGGTTTGCCTTATCCGGGTGGTCCTTTGATTGATAAATATGCGAAACTGGGGGACCCGACCCGGTTTAAATTCCCTGAGCCACAGATCCCTGAGCTAAATTTCAGTTTTAGCGGGCTGAAGACGGCTATTCTTTATTTCCTGCAGGAAAAAACCAGGCTGGATCCTGATTTTGTGCAGCAAAATATGGCGGATATATGTGCGTCTATTCAGCACAGGATAGTTAGTATTCTCATGAATAAACTGGTGAAGGCTTCGAAGGAGACGGGTATAAAAGAGATCGGCATTGCCGGTGGAGTGAGTGCGAACTCAGGTTTGAGATTGGCGTTGCAAACCTATGGCGGGAAGTTTGGCTGGAATACTTACATTCCTAAGTTTGAATATTGTACGGACAATGCAGCTATGATCGCGATCACTGCATATTATAAATACCAGGCAAAGGAGTTTGTAGGACTGGATGCGGTACCAGGTGCAAGAGCAGCATTTTAA
- a CDS encoding ABC transporter permease, which translates to MDVISQFIITLHLIYDCHNAMIATIKILWSSLKMAAQELRMNKLRTFLSLLGITIGIFCIIAVFTATNSLESNIRKGLEALGSDVIFIQKWPWDGGPDMPWWKFVNRPQPEYKELRYMTEKTHTVQFAAFAFSSGNKRIDYKSESMEGVEFLPVTEDYIKIQSLKIIGGRYFAGKENDGANVAILGGNIWDGLFGSPEAALGKVIRVAGRPVKVIGVLKKKGSGMDAINYDNTVMVPYAFGKTVVDERLYGDPFITVKAKPGVSVKEMKDELTGVMRAIRRLRPTEEDDFSLNEITSASGNLESIFVKINIGGIIIAMFALIVGGFGIANIMFVTVKERTNIIGLKKAIGARKKVILMEFLLEAIMLCLVGGGLGLLLVYMITLVLNMFDVFPVALTLKNIIIGLSVSTVVGVIAGFIPAWSASKLDPVVAIRST; encoded by the coding sequence ATGGATGTAATCTCACAATTTATCATTACTTTACATTTAATCTATGATTGCCACAACGCTATGATTGCCACGATTAAAATATTATGGAGTAGCCTGAAAATGGCGGCCCAGGAGCTCAGAATGAACAAGCTCCGTACGTTTTTATCTCTTTTAGGAATCACAATTGGTATATTCTGTATCATCGCTGTTTTTACTGCAACAAATAGTTTGGAAAGTAATATCCGCAAAGGCCTGGAAGCCTTGGGTTCTGATGTGATCTTTATCCAGAAGTGGCCATGGGATGGCGGTCCGGATATGCCGTGGTGGAAATTTGTGAACCGTCCGCAGCCTGAGTACAAAGAGCTGCGATATATGACGGAAAAGACCCATACAGTGCAGTTTGCGGCATTTGCATTTTCATCTGGCAATAAGCGGATAGATTATAAAAGCGAATCTATGGAAGGGGTGGAGTTCCTACCCGTTACAGAAGATTATATTAAAATTCAGTCCCTGAAGATCATTGGAGGCCGGTATTTTGCCGGCAAGGAGAATGACGGGGCGAATGTGGCCATCCTGGGAGGAAATATCTGGGATGGATTGTTTGGGAGTCCGGAGGCGGCCCTGGGCAAGGTGATCCGGGTAGCGGGCAGGCCAGTTAAGGTGATTGGGGTACTGAAGAAAAAAGGTTCTGGTATGGATGCTATCAATTATGATAATACAGTGATGGTGCCGTATGCCTTTGGCAAAACGGTGGTAGATGAGCGGTTGTATGGAGATCCGTTTATAACGGTAAAGGCAAAGCCGGGGGTATCCGTAAAAGAGATGAAGGATGAGCTGACCGGGGTAATGCGGGCTATTCGCCGGTTGCGGCCTACGGAGGAAGATGATTTTTCATTGAATGAGATTACATCGGCGTCCGGGAACCTGGAAAGTATCTTTGTCAAGATCAATATAGGAGGGATTATAATAGCGATGTTTGCGCTGATAGTAGGTGGGTTTGGGATTGCGAATATTATGTTTGTGACGGTGAAGGAACGGACGAATATCATTGGGTTGAAGAAAGCCATTGGGGCCAGGAAGAAGGTGATTTTGATGGAATTCTTGCTGGAAGCGATTATGTTGTGCCTGGTGGGAGGTGGATTGGGTTTGTTGCTGGTGTACATGATTACGTTGGTGTTGAATATGTTTGATGTTTTTCCGGTGGCGCTGACGCTGAAGAATATTATAATAGGATTGAGTGTGAGTACGGTGGTGGGGGTGATAGCCGGGTTTATTCCGGCTTGGTCGGCTTCGAAGCTGGACCCGGTGGTAGCGATCAGGAGTACGTGA
- a CDS encoding pyrimidine/purine nucleoside phosphorylase, with amino-acid sequence MSTVSHNVYFEGKVQSLGIEVEKGKATVGVMKKGTYVFNTGSPETMVIVLGEMSAKVKGGEWVKYKQNERFDVSENSSFEVNCETDVAYICFYN; translated from the coding sequence ATGAGTACAGTTTCGCACAATGTATATTTTGAAGGAAAAGTGCAAAGCCTCGGTATCGAAGTAGAAAAAGGGAAAGCAACTGTCGGCGTAATGAAAAAGGGAACGTATGTATTCAACACCGGATCGCCTGAAACAATGGTCATTGTGTTAGGCGAAATGAGTGCAAAAGTGAAAGGTGGTGAGTGGGTGAAATACAAGCAGAACGAGCGTTTTGATGTGTCTGAAAACTCTTCATTTGAAGTAAATTGCGAAACAGATGTAGCATATATCTGTTTCTACAATTAA
- a CDS encoding NUDIX domain-containing protein → MKCIYTAGLVVVQNRKLLLAFSKNKQAWYLPGGKIDAGETAVAAMQREVQEELNILIPLEELKWYYHITAPAFGEVDMMMEQDCFLHELRQEVMPSAEIGEVRFFDLESYEREEKQVPGVLIAFGKLKEDGLV, encoded by the coding sequence ATGAAATGTATATATACAGCCGGATTGGTGGTGGTCCAAAACAGGAAGTTATTATTGGCTTTTAGTAAGAATAAGCAGGCGTGGTACTTGCCGGGCGGGAAGATTGATGCAGGAGAGACGGCAGTGGCGGCTATGCAGCGGGAGGTGCAGGAGGAGTTGAATATATTAATTCCTTTGGAGGAGTTGAAGTGGTATTATCATATAACGGCGCCGGCATTTGGAGAGGTGGATATGATGATGGAGCAGGATTGTTTTTTGCATGAGTTAAGGCAGGAGGTGATGCCTTCGGCGGAGATAGGGGAGGTAAGGTTTTTTGATCTGGAGAGTTATGAGAGGGAGGAGAAGCAGGTGCCGGGCGTGTTGATCGCGTTTGGGAAGTTGAAGGAGGATGGGTTGGTATAA
- a CDS encoding tRNA1(Val) (adenine(37)-N6)-methyltransferase produces the protein MANQFFRFKEFTVNQEDCAMKVCTDACLQGAYTGWYVVEEGLFGGGVPQQKEAVSADLTSGKAFVSADISSGKVLPAPRILDIGAGTGLLSLMLAQRFSEASITAIELDVAAAGQAKRNFAESPWASKLNILTGDARTLSLEVKYDLIITNPPFYESDLKSPDQLRNQAMHTTTLNYSALLDVIDKNLSLSGVFSVLLPYKPYATFEVLATQKGFYSRKVLHVKQSVNHDKFRTIAIFGREETPRDEEVMAIKEAGNDYTAAFKALLQPYYLYL, from the coding sequence ATGGCGAATCAATTTTTTCGTTTCAAGGAGTTTACGGTGAATCAGGAAGATTGTGCCATGAAAGTGTGCACAGATGCCTGTTTGCAGGGGGCGTATACGGGTTGGTATGTAGTAGAAGAGGGATTGTTTGGTGGAGGCGTTCCACAACAAAAAGAGGCGGTGAGTGCTGATCTTACTTCAGGGAAGGCATTTGTAAGTGCTGATATTTCTTCAGGGAAAGTTTTACCGGCGCCTCGTATTTTAGATATTGGGGCAGGTACGGGATTATTGAGTCTGATGCTTGCGCAAAGATTTAGCGAAGCGTCTATTACTGCCATCGAACTCGATGTTGCGGCCGCAGGCCAGGCAAAACGAAATTTTGCCGAATCTCCCTGGGCTTCAAAATTAAATATCCTAACCGGTGATGCCCGCACATTATCATTGGAGGTAAAATACGACCTCATTATCACCAATCCTCCTTTTTATGAATCAGACTTAAAAAGTCCTGATCAATTAAGAAATCAGGCCATGCACACCACCACGTTGAATTACTCAGCATTACTGGATGTGATTGATAAAAATTTGTCTTTATCAGGCGTTTTCTCCGTTTTGTTACCCTATAAGCCTTATGCCACTTTTGAAGTATTAGCCACACAAAAAGGATTTTATTCCCGCAAAGTACTACACGTAAAGCAAAGTGTAAATCATGACAAATTCCGCACCATCGCTATTTTCGGCCGGGAAGAAACACCCCGCGATGAAGAAGTAATGGCCATTAAGGAAGCAGGCAATGATTACACAGCGGCATTCAAGGCATTGTTACAGCCTTATTATTTGTATTTATAA